In one Massilia endophytica genomic region, the following are encoded:
- a CDS encoding glycoside hydrolase family 18 protein has translation MVKTIMAALLALGSAAHAAPGFVASPYKFLPLYNDAASNVITVAPEGRSLPYVQMPGATALTWAFAVGECGKETWGGQPGAAVAAANVGAFAKSGIPYIISTGGQGAVFNCGSKEGMDAFVARYDSPQLIGFDFDIEAGQTKEDVRALLQQIVHAQRKHPRLRFSFTIATHAASDGSRHSLNETAELVLAEVRRSGLKDFVMNLMVMDYGPASKKVCVLRGSRCDMGASAIQAARNVHEKYKLPYSQIELTPMIGVNDVVENVFTLEDAKVMVDGVRKLKMAGVHFWSLDRDVPCRQPASGAEAACSTMPDVQAGAYTQALVKDLAR, from the coding sequence ATGGTCAAGACAATCATGGCGGCACTGCTGGCGCTGGGCAGCGCAGCGCATGCCGCACCGGGCTTTGTGGCAAGCCCTTACAAATTTCTGCCGCTGTATAACGATGCGGCCAGCAATGTCATCACCGTGGCGCCCGAGGGCCGGAGCCTGCCCTATGTGCAGATGCCCGGCGCCACCGCGCTCACCTGGGCTTTCGCTGTCGGCGAATGCGGCAAGGAGACATGGGGCGGACAGCCCGGCGCTGCAGTGGCCGCGGCGAACGTGGGCGCGTTTGCAAAATCGGGCATCCCCTACATCATTTCCACGGGCGGGCAGGGCGCCGTGTTCAACTGCGGTTCGAAGGAGGGCATGGACGCGTTCGTGGCACGTTACGACTCGCCGCAGCTGATCGGCTTCGATTTCGATATCGAGGCCGGACAGACGAAGGAAGATGTGCGCGCGCTGCTGCAGCAGATCGTGCATGCGCAGCGCAAGCACCCGCGCCTGCGTTTCAGCTTCACGATTGCGACCCACGCGGCCTCCGACGGCAGCCGCCACAGCCTGAACGAGACGGCGGAGCTGGTGCTGGCCGAGGTGCGCCGCAGCGGCCTGAAGGACTTTGTCATGAACCTGATGGTGATGGACTACGGCCCCGCCTCGAAGAAGGTGTGCGTGCTGCGCGGCAGCCGCTGCGACATGGGCGCCTCGGCCATCCAGGCTGCCCGCAACGTGCACGAGAAATACAAGCTCCCCTATTCGCAGATCGAGCTTACGCCGATGATCGGCGTGAACGATGTTGTGGAAAACGTGTTCACCCTGGAAGATGCGAAAGTGATGGTCGACGGGGTGCGCAAGCTGAAGATGGCGGGCGTACATTTCTGGTCCCTGGACCGCGACGTGCCGTGCAGGCAGCCTGCCAGCGGCGCGGAAGCGGCGTGCAGTACGATGCCGGACGTTCAGGCTGGCGCCTACACGCAGGCTCTGGTGAAGGATCTGGCGCGATGA
- a CDS encoding acyltransferase family protein: MSAAPGRYLSLDVLRGLTVALMIVVNTPGSWSHVFPPLLHANWHGFTPTDWVFPTFLFVVGNALAFVMPRFAAQGSAAVVAKIARRGALIFLLGFLLYWFPFFGPDFHLLPLADTRIPGVLQRIGLCFIIAGLVLHFTRERGALVFSAMALLAHWAMLALAGDYTLQGNAAAKFDIWLLGERHLYHGEGLPFDPEGMLGALPATVNVIAGYFAGRLILSKGACYETLAKLMMAGVACIAAALCWNAVLPINKKLWTSSYVLLTVGIDLLVLPLLMYAIEMRGQRGWTGFFEAFGKNTLFIYLLSEVLVILMVKTYVGSMSTYDWLYATVFAPLAPAKAASLMYALAFMLLCWLVAWWMDKRRIYIKV, from the coding sequence ATGAGCGCTGCGCCGGGGCGTTATCTGTCGCTCGACGTTCTGCGCGGCCTTACGGTGGCGCTCATGATTGTCGTGAACACGCCGGGAAGCTGGAGCCACGTCTTTCCGCCGCTGCTACATGCGAACTGGCATGGCTTCACGCCCACCGACTGGGTGTTCCCGACCTTCCTTTTTGTGGTGGGCAATGCGCTGGCCTTCGTGATGCCGCGCTTCGCGGCGCAGGGCAGCGCCGCCGTCGTGGCGAAGATCGCGCGGCGCGGCGCATTGATCTTCCTGCTTGGCTTCCTCTTGTACTGGTTCCCGTTCTTCGGGCCGGATTTCCACCTGCTGCCGCTGGCGGATACGCGCATACCCGGCGTCCTGCAGCGTATCGGCCTCTGTTTCATCATCGCCGGGCTCGTGCTGCATTTCACGCGCGAACGCGGAGCGCTGGTATTCAGCGCCATGGCCTTGCTGGCTCACTGGGCGATGCTGGCGCTGGCAGGCGACTACACCCTGCAAGGCAATGCCGCCGCGAAGTTCGATATCTGGCTTTTGGGAGAACGCCACCTGTATCACGGGGAAGGCCTGCCCTTCGATCCCGAAGGCATGCTGGGCGCCTTGCCCGCCACCGTGAACGTGATCGCGGGCTATTTTGCGGGACGGCTGATTCTGTCGAAAGGCGCATGCTACGAAACCCTGGCGAAGCTGATGATGGCGGGCGTGGCCTGCATTGCGGCGGCGCTGTGCTGGAACGCCGTCCTCCCCATCAACAAGAAGCTGTGGACAAGCTCCTACGTGCTGCTCACCGTCGGCATCGACCTGCTGGTGCTGCCGCTGCTCATGTACGCCATCGAGATGCGCGGCCAGCGCGGCTGGACGGGCTTCTTTGAAGCCTTTGGCAAGAATACGCTCTTTATCTACCTGCTGTCCGAGGTGCTGGTGATATTGATGGTGAAGACCTATGTCGGCAGCATGTCCACCTACGACTGGCTGTACGCGACGGTGTTCGCGCCGCTGGCGCCAGCGAAGGCGGCCTCGCTCATGTACGCGCTCGCCTTCATGCTGCTTTGCTGGCTGGTGGCGTGGTGGATGGACAAACGGCGCATCTACATCAAGGTCTAG
- a CDS encoding DUF5009 domain-containing protein yields MNKRLLSLDAFRGFIILAMIWVNYIAGMPNIPYWLEHAGPKADGITLPDLVFPGFLFIVGIAIPLSLHRSIGRVDAALIGRLLWRAASLMVAGLVLANAYRYDPAAALLPRPVWLLLFYVAMILLWRQGEQRGYGFWAGAALMVFVLASFRGTLNEEFSSPYLQHTWWGILGMIGWAYLLCSAIYLAARGDGAVLMAALAALIALYMGGTAGALAWLPRAVQDFVNVPQVLGSTGANVLAGAIVGRLFVRGADPQPEGMALHAPRLRFMAWFAAGLFAAGMLLRPYHGINKIQATESYTLVCAAIILALFLLFYLLIDVWELRGWTVLLLPAGANALFAYIAPDLWEQAAALLHLPRLWWPYLESGGAAGLLNAAVMTFVMMVLTALANRLGLKLKF; encoded by the coding sequence ATGAATAAACGCCTCCTGAGTCTCGACGCCTTCCGCGGTTTCATCATCCTCGCGATGATCTGGGTGAACTACATTGCGGGCATGCCCAACATCCCATACTGGCTCGAACACGCAGGTCCGAAGGCGGACGGCATCACACTGCCGGACCTTGTTTTCCCCGGCTTTCTCTTCATCGTCGGCATAGCAATTCCCCTGTCGCTGCACCGGTCCATCGGCCGCGTGGACGCAGCGCTGATCGGCCGCCTGCTGTGGCGCGCCGCAAGCCTGATGGTCGCAGGGCTCGTGCTGGCCAACGCCTATCGCTACGACCCGGCTGCAGCGCTCCTGCCGCGACCCGTCTGGCTTCTGCTGTTCTACGTTGCCATGATCCTCCTGTGGCGGCAGGGAGAGCAGCGCGGGTATGGCTTCTGGGCTGGAGCAGCGTTGATGGTCTTCGTGCTGGCAAGCTTCCGCGGCACGCTGAACGAAGAGTTCAGCAGCCCCTACCTGCAGCATACGTGGTGGGGCATTCTGGGCATGATTGGCTGGGCCTATCTCCTGTGCAGCGCCATCTATCTGGCGGCGCGGGGCGACGGCGCGGTCTTGATGGCGGCTCTGGCTGCGCTCATTGCGCTCTACATGGGCGGCACGGCGGGCGCGCTGGCCTGGCTGCCGAGGGCAGTGCAGGACTTCGTGAACGTGCCGCAGGTACTGGGCTCCACCGGCGCCAACGTGCTCGCAGGCGCCATCGTGGGCCGCCTCTTCGTGCGCGGCGCCGATCCCCAGCCCGAGGGCATGGCGCTGCATGCGCCGCGCCTGCGCTTCATGGCATGGTTCGCAGCGGGACTGTTCGCGGCGGGCATGCTGCTGCGCCCCTACCACGGCATCAACAAGATCCAGGCCACCGAGTCCTACACGCTGGTATGTGCGGCCATCATCCTTGCCCTGTTCCTGCTGTTCTACCTGCTGATCGATGTTTGGGAGCTGCGCGGCTGGACCGTGTTGCTGCTGCCAGCTGGTGCGAATGCGCTGTTCGCCTATATCGCACCGGACCTGTGGGAACAGGCGGCGGCCCTGCTGCACCTGCCGCGCCTGTGGTGGCCGTATCTGGAGTCCGGCGGCGCTGCGGGACTGCTGAACGCCGCCGTGATGACCTTCGTGATGATGGTGCTGACCGCGCTGGCCAACCGCCTGGGTTTGAAACTGAAGTTCTAG
- a CDS encoding tetratricopeptide repeat protein: protein MSQFRIARISLLLAALSAAPALMTVAHAQDKKADPKAAAAPVDSVRPEVFKLVNPAEIKPLMDAKNYGEVKTRLDTAAALPNLTVYEQFVLNRMRVALGSATNDTAMATAALEAVINSGKLQPNEQKDFIQALGNMYYNNKEYAKAITWFNRYTTETGDMKLRPFIIRAYYLSNDFATAKAESMKDLEAKQKAGQTPAIEELQILANTGSKTKDQATYLLALENLVRYYPNDDYWVDLLSRTRGKDNYSNRFALDVYRLQKVATTKMAAEEYQDMAELALLAGQPIEAKQVLDTGFANGSLGTGNQAAKHKALRAQADKQAADDTKNIGTGEASARKSKNGTGLVNLGYAYVTLGQYDKGIGLIQEGIAKGGLQNAEDAKLRLGYSYAMAGRKEDAIKTLQTVTGNDGRGDLARYWILWVNRPNGPVAAN from the coding sequence ATGTCCCAGTTCCGTATCGCCCGCATCAGCCTGCTCCTGGCCGCCCTGTCCGCTGCGCCAGCACTGATGACCGTTGCCCATGCACAAGACAAGAAAGCTGACCCGAAGGCAGCCGCAGCGCCGGTCGACAGCGTTCGGCCGGAAGTCTTCAAGCTGGTGAACCCGGCTGAGATCAAGCCGCTGATGGATGCCAAGAACTATGGCGAAGTGAAGACCCGCCTGGACACCGCCGCCGCCCTGCCGAACCTGACCGTGTACGAACAGTTCGTGCTGAACCGCATGCGCGTCGCCCTGGGTTCGGCCACCAACGACACCGCCATGGCCACGGCCGCCCTGGAAGCCGTGATCAACTCCGGCAAGCTGCAGCCGAATGAACAGAAGGATTTCATCCAGGCACTGGGCAATATGTACTACAACAACAAGGAGTACGCGAAGGCCATCACCTGGTTCAACCGTTACACGACGGAAACCGGCGACATGAAGCTGCGTCCCTTCATCATCCGCGCCTACTACCTGAGCAATGACTTCGCGACCGCCAAGGCCGAGTCCATGAAGGATCTGGAAGCCAAGCAGAAGGCCGGCCAGACCCCTGCCATCGAAGAGCTGCAGATCCTCGCCAACACCGGTTCCAAGACCAAGGACCAGGCAACCTATCTGCTGGCCCTGGAAAACCTGGTGCGCTACTACCCGAACGACGACTACTGGGTCGACCTGCTGAGCCGCACCCGCGGCAAGGACAATTACTCCAACCGCTTCGCGCTGGACGTCTACCGCCTTCAGAAGGTCGCCACCACCAAGATGGCCGCCGAAGAATACCAGGACATGGCGGAACTGGCGCTGCTGGCAGGCCAGCCGATCGAAGCCAAGCAGGTGCTGGACACCGGCTTCGCCAACGGCTCGCTGGGCACCGGCAACCAGGCCGCCAAGCACAAGGCCCTGCGCGCGCAGGCCGACAAGCAGGCCGCCGACGACACCAAGAACATCGGCACCGGCGAAGCCTCGGCACGCAAGTCCAAGAACGGCACCGGCCTGGTCAACCTGGGCTACGCCTACGTCACCCTGGGCCAGTACGACAAGGGCATTGGCCTGATCCAGGAAGGTATCGCCAAGGGCGGCCTGCAGAACGCGGAAGACGCCAAGCTGCGCCTGGGCTACTCCTACGCGATGGCTGGCCGCAAGGAAGACGCCATCAAGACGCTGCAGACCGTTACCGGCAACGACGGCCGCGGCGACCTGGCGCGCTACTGGATCCTGTGGGTGAACCGCCCGAACGGCCCTGTGGCAGCGAACTGA
- a CDS encoding ABC transporter ATP-binding protein encodes MAGVSLRNIVKRYGAAHTVIHGIDLDIADGEFVVFVGPSGCGKSTLLRMIAGLEDISGGELHIGGRLANQVPPAQRELAMVFQSYALYPHMTVFENMAFALKLAGHGKDAIRTAVERAADILQITQLLQRKPKELSGGQRQRVAIGRAIVRKPQLFLFDEPLSNLDASLRVQMRVEISRLHKELGTTMIYVTHDQVEAMTLGDRIVVFNGGRIEQTGTPQELYNNPGNLFVAGFLGSPKMNFIPGEIMAAGVEHAAVQLAGGPIVEVAVDAGAVDRGAKVTLGIRPEHMRLAGPYSEEPNRIGAAVGHVEYLGDQSILYTKLANVPELVAVRHAAQSALPQAGAMAGIVLPPEHCHLFDSHGKAFARPKQAVTIARPINSSVGEFMGE; translated from the coding sequence ATGGCCGGCGTATCGCTCCGAAATATCGTCAAGCGCTACGGCGCGGCGCACACAGTCATTCACGGCATCGACCTCGATATCGCCGATGGCGAGTTCGTGGTCTTCGTCGGCCCTTCGGGCTGCGGCAAGTCCACGCTGCTGCGCATGATCGCGGGCCTGGAAGACATCAGCGGCGGCGAGCTGCATATCGGCGGGCGCCTGGCCAACCAGGTTCCGCCCGCCCAGCGCGAACTGGCCATGGTGTTCCAGTCCTACGCGCTTTACCCGCACATGACTGTGTTCGAGAACATGGCTTTCGCGCTCAAGCTCGCGGGCCACGGCAAGGATGCGATCCGCACGGCGGTGGAGCGTGCGGCGGATATCCTGCAGATCACGCAGCTCCTGCAGCGCAAGCCCAAGGAGCTGTCCGGCGGCCAGCGCCAGCGGGTGGCGATCGGCCGCGCCATCGTGCGCAAGCCCCAGCTCTTCCTCTTCGACGAGCCGCTATCGAACCTCGACGCCAGCCTGCGCGTGCAGATGCGCGTGGAGATCAGCCGCCTGCACAAGGAGCTGGGCACCACGATGATCTATGTGACGCACGATCAGGTGGAGGCGATGACCCTTGGCGACCGCATCGTCGTCTTCAACGGCGGGCGCATCGAGCAGACCGGCACACCGCAGGAGCTCTATAACAATCCCGGAAACCTGTTCGTGGCAGGCTTCCTCGGCTCGCCGAAGATGAACTTCATTCCCGGCGAGATCATGGCGGCGGGCGTGGAGCATGCGGCGGTGCAGCTGGCGGGCGGCCCCATCGTCGAAGTGGCCGTGGATGCGGGCGCCGTGGACCGGGGAGCGAAGGTCACCCTGGGCATCCGGCCGGAGCACATGCGCCTCGCCGGGCCATACAGCGAGGAGCCGAACCGCATCGGGGCCGCCGTGGGCCATGTCGAATACCTGGGCGACCAGTCCATCCTGTATACAAAGCTGGCGAACGTGCCGGAACTGGTGGCGGTGCGCCATGCAGCGCAGTCCGCGCTGCCGCAGGCGGGCGCCATGGCAGGTATTGTGCTGCCGCCCGAACACTGCCATCTGTTCGACAGCCACGGAAAGGCCTTCGCCCGGCCGAAACAAGCCGTTACAATTGCGCGCCCCATAAACTCGTCGGTTGGCGAATTTATGGGAGAATAA
- a CDS encoding MFS transporter, with protein sequence METATAKRSPLTWVPTLYFAQGLPFFSVALIASLMFKSMGVPNGDIAHWTAYIGAAWVFKPLWSPFLELASSRKIIVVTFQLLSGLFLGLVAVALHLPFWLAATVGMLALVAVSSATHDIACDGTYIASLTKKQQAQYAGWSGTFFNAGRFVSLGVLVILAGYLEKSYGVVPAWTVIFCILCATMIALGLYHSWALPLAPNPASDHQTVGAVARTLKEVLVDYLKKPGIWVSILFIILFRAGEAQIQTIGPLFLREATANGGLGLSTDQVGTVYGTAGTIAFIVGSIAGGYFTSWLSLRRAILFLILAMNLPNLVFYFLATYLPTDLTVIAACLSLEMFGYGFGFVGIILYMMQVVAPGKYQTAHYAFSTGIMQLGFVLFKWISGDVQQALGYHNFFIYVLLCAIPVAVLSQFIPMESRVAEDAAKA encoded by the coding sequence ATGGAGACCGCAACCGCCAAGCGCAGCCCGCTCACCTGGGTTCCCACCCTGTATTTCGCACAGGGCCTGCCCTTCTTTTCGGTAGCGCTGATAGCAAGCCTCATGTTCAAGAGCATGGGCGTGCCGAACGGCGATATCGCGCACTGGACGGCCTACATCGGCGCGGCGTGGGTCTTCAAGCCCCTGTGGAGCCCCTTCCTCGAACTGGCCAGCAGCCGCAAGATCATCGTGGTGACATTCCAGCTTCTGAGCGGGCTGTTTCTCGGCCTGGTGGCGGTAGCGCTGCACCTGCCCTTCTGGCTGGCGGCTACCGTGGGCATGCTTGCCCTGGTCGCCGTATCTTCCGCCACCCACGATATCGCCTGCGACGGCACCTATATCGCGAGCCTCACCAAGAAGCAGCAGGCCCAGTATGCAGGCTGGAGCGGCACCTTCTTCAATGCAGGCCGCTTCGTGTCCCTCGGCGTGCTGGTGATCCTGGCGGGCTATCTGGAAAAGTCCTACGGCGTGGTTCCTGCGTGGACCGTGATCTTCTGCATCCTGTGCGCAACGATGATCGCACTGGGCCTCTATCACAGCTGGGCCCTCCCGCTGGCGCCCAACCCCGCGTCCGACCACCAGACGGTAGGCGCGGTGGCGCGCACGCTGAAAGAGGTGCTCGTGGACTACCTGAAGAAGCCCGGCATCTGGGTTTCGATCCTCTTCATTATCCTGTTCCGCGCGGGCGAGGCGCAGATTCAGACCATCGGCCCCCTCTTCCTGCGCGAGGCGACGGCCAACGGCGGCCTGGGACTGAGCACCGACCAGGTGGGCACGGTGTACGGCACCGCAGGCACCATCGCCTTCATCGTCGGTTCCATTGCAGGCGGCTACTTCACGTCCTGGCTTAGCCTGCGCCGCGCGATCCTGTTCCTGATCCTGGCGATGAACCTGCCAAACCTGGTGTTCTACTTCCTCGCCACCTACCTGCCCACGGACCTCACCGTCATCGCGGCCTGCCTCAGCCTCGAAATGTTCGGCTATGGCTTCGGCTTCGTCGGCATCATCCTCTACATGATGCAGGTGGTCGCGCCGGGCAAATACCAGACGGCGCACTACGCTTTCTCCACCGGCATCATGCAGCTCGGCTTCGTGCTGTTCAAGTGGATCAGCGGCGACGTGCAGCAGGCACTCGGCTATCACAACTTCTTCATCTACGTGCTGCTGTGCGCCATTCCGGTCGCCGTGCTGTCGCAGTTCATTCCCATGGAATCGCGCGTCGCCGAAGACGCAGCGAAAGCGTGA
- the nagZ gene encoding beta-N-acetylhexosaminidase: protein MSKSHQELRKIAGQLIMIRFPGTTLDAATADFIRENGIRGVCLFRGNMTDSEQLGKLTADLRAAMGPDALIAIDQEGGAVVRSTWVPAPPAAMGLGAADDAELARRTGAAVARAVKALGFNWNFAPVLDLNNNPLNPVIAERSFGAEPTRAAELAMAWMAGSHAEGVACCVKHFPGHGDTNVDSHRDLPTVNKPLDQLEAFEFAPFRMAAPQAPAMMTAHIVYPAIDPDNPATMSPAILDKLLRQQWQYRGVIITDGMDMHAIAGRYGVGNAAVRALTAGADMVMALGTTETQNETLDAIARALADGTLSEAQVQERLDRLSALARAYPCKPRSYKEDAADREIMAEGWRRSLTARGNPQRPAKGAKLRLVARQDVVSDGVSEAGVPAAVVAATLGKLYDVELVTFADAETFDWSSLPQDGAFTVLASTSRLRYGENARKTWKPDLHLALWNPYQALDIAAPALMTYGFAAPALDAVNAWLSGALEANGRCPVPGFE, encoded by the coding sequence ATGAGCAAATCCCATCAAGAACTTCGCAAGATCGCCGGTCAGCTGATCATGATCCGCTTCCCCGGCACCACTCTGGATGCTGCGACGGCGGATTTCATCCGCGAGAACGGCATTCGCGGCGTCTGCCTCTTCCGGGGCAACATGACGGACTCCGAACAGCTGGGCAAGCTGACGGCCGACCTGCGCGCCGCCATGGGACCGGATGCGCTGATCGCCATCGACCAGGAAGGTGGCGCCGTCGTGCGCTCCACCTGGGTGCCCGCGCCGCCCGCGGCGATGGGCCTGGGCGCCGCCGACGACGCCGAGCTCGCGCGCCGCACCGGCGCCGCCGTGGCCCGCGCAGTGAAGGCGCTCGGCTTCAACTGGAACTTCGCGCCAGTGCTGGACCTGAACAACAATCCGCTCAACCCTGTGATCGCGGAGCGCTCCTTCGGCGCCGAGCCAACCCGCGCCGCCGAACTGGCGATGGCCTGGATGGCAGGCAGCCATGCGGAAGGCGTGGCCTGCTGCGTGAAGCATTTCCCCGGCCATGGCGACACGAACGTGGACTCGCACCGCGACCTGCCCACCGTGAACAAGCCGCTGGACCAGCTGGAAGCCTTCGAATTCGCGCCCTTCCGCATGGCCGCCCCGCAGGCGCCTGCGATGATGACGGCGCATATCGTCTATCCCGCGATCGATCCGGATAACCCCGCCACGATGTCGCCCGCCATCCTGGACAAGCTGCTGCGCCAGCAATGGCAGTACCGCGGCGTCATCATCACCGACGGCATGGACATGCACGCCATTGCAGGCCGCTACGGCGTGGGCAATGCCGCCGTGCGCGCGCTGACCGCAGGCGCGGACATGGTGATGGCCCTCGGCACCACCGAAACCCAGAACGAGACCCTGGACGCCATCGCCAGGGCGCTGGCCGACGGCACCCTGAGCGAAGCGCAGGTGCAGGAACGTCTCGACCGCCTTTCGGCGCTCGCCCGCGCCTATCCCTGCAAGCCGCGCTCCTACAAGGAAGATGCCGCCGACCGCGAGATCATGGCCGAAGGCTGGCGGCGCAGCCTGACGGCGCGCGGCAATCCTCAGCGCCCGGCCAAGGGAGCGAAGCTGCGACTGGTCGCACGGCAGGACGTGGTGAGCGACGGCGTGTCCGAGGCGGGCGTTCCGGCCGCCGTGGTGGCCGCCACCCTGGGCAAACTGTACGACGTGGAGCTCGTGACCTTCGCCGATGCGGAGACCTTCGACTGGAGCAGCCTGCCGCAGGATGGCGCCTTCACCGTTCTCGCGTCCACTTCCCGCCTGCGCTACGGCGAGAACGCGCGCAAGACGTGGAAGCCGGACCTGCACCTGGCCCTGTGGAACCCCTATCAGGCCCTGGACATTGCCGCACCAGCGCTGATGACCTACGGCTTCGCCGCCCCGGCCCTGGACGCCGTGAATGCATGGCTGTCCGGCGCACTGGAAGCGAACGGCCGCTGCCCCGTACCCGGCTTCGAATAA
- a CDS encoding carbohydrate ABC transporter permease: MKTIAHYLLLTAIALLCVFPFWWTLVTALSTEGNIFAYPPTFWPKSPSLKNFAEVFRVIPMLSFFKNSVLIAAFTVFWKLTLCSMAAYPLARMHFRGRKLVFGLILATLVLPSEVNFLVNFITVTKLSLVDTYAGVILPNVVTAVAILLLKQAFEEVPQDLIDAARVDGASEWTIFTRIMLPLIAPWLATVGILTAVEAWNEYIWPSIVMSKPDEFPLSVGVLYLRGTFGSSARVIAAGTIITILPTLAAFLFTQRYFMRGMDGAVK, encoded by the coding sequence ATGAAGACGATCGCCCATTACCTCCTGCTGACGGCCATCGCGCTCCTGTGCGTCTTCCCCTTCTGGTGGACGCTGGTGACGGCGCTGTCCACCGAAGGAAATATCTTCGCCTATCCGCCAACCTTCTGGCCGAAGTCTCCTTCGCTGAAGAACTTCGCCGAAGTGTTCCGCGTGATTCCGATGCTGTCCTTCTTCAAGAACTCGGTCCTGATTGCGGCCTTCACCGTGTTCTGGAAGCTCACGCTCTGCTCCATGGCTGCCTATCCGCTGGCCCGCATGCACTTCCGCGGCCGCAAGCTGGTCTTCGGCCTGATTCTCGCCACGCTGGTGCTGCCTTCCGAGGTGAACTTCCTCGTGAACTTCATCACGGTGACGAAACTGAGCCTGGTCGATACCTATGCGGGCGTGATCCTGCCGAACGTGGTGACCGCCGTCGCCATCCTGCTCCTGAAGCAGGCCTTCGAGGAAGTGCCGCAGGACCTGATCGACGCGGCCCGCGTGGACGGCGCTTCGGAGTGGACCATCTTCACCCGCATCATGCTGCCGTTGATTGCACCATGGCTTGCCACGGTCGGCATCCTCACTGCAGTGGAGGCATGGAACGAGTACATCTGGCCATCCATCGTGATGAGTAAGCCTGACGAATTCCCGCTGTCGGTGGGTGTGCTGTATTTGCGCGGCACTTTCGGCAGCAGCGCGCGCGTGATCGCGGCGGGCACCATCATCACCATCCTGCCAACCCTGGCAGCCTTCCTGTTTACCCAACGATATTTCATGCGCGGCATGGACGGAGCAGTCAAATGA
- a CDS encoding carbohydrate ABC transporter permease has protein sequence MGARKTWAAWLFLAPALVLMAVFSFWPVGYGSLLAFTDYSLIRETHWVGLDNFRYIFENEMFVTGLKNSLVFLLMVPFVQIGALSLAVLVNNRLPGIRLFRAAFYVPVVTTVSVVGIMWGFMFHEQGALNYVLMLFRLVDAPVGWLSDDTIALFCIMFVTLWRGLGWYMVMYLAALQSVPAEMQEAAILDGASRWQRFWKITVPMLHPTIAVCSILSVLAALKAYQEVDVLTQGGPMNSTFTALYYAYDQGLKHLKLPRALAASFIVSIFCIGIALLCLRYLKPKHR, from the coding sequence ATGGGTGCACGGAAGACCTGGGCGGCCTGGCTGTTTCTTGCGCCCGCGCTGGTGCTGATGGCGGTGTTTTCGTTCTGGCCCGTCGGCTATGGATCGCTGCTGGCGTTCACCGACTACAGCCTGATCCGCGAAACGCACTGGGTCGGCCTCGATAACTTCCGCTATATCTTCGAGAACGAGATGTTCGTCACGGGCCTGAAGAATTCGCTCGTATTCCTGCTGATGGTGCCTTTCGTGCAGATCGGCGCCCTGTCGCTGGCGGTGCTGGTGAACAACCGCCTGCCCGGCATCCGCCTGTTCCGCGCGGCGTTCTACGTGCCCGTCGTGACCACAGTCTCCGTCGTCGGCATCATGTGGGGCTTCATGTTCCACGAACAGGGCGCCCTGAACTATGTGCTCATGCTGTTCCGCCTCGTGGATGCTCCCGTGGGCTGGCTTTCCGACGATACCATTGCCCTCTTCTGCATCATGTTCGTCACCCTGTGGCGCGGCCTGGGCTGGTATATGGTGATGTATCTCGCGGCCCTGCAATCCGTGCCCGCCGAGATGCAGGAGGCGGCCATTCTCGATGGCGCCAGCCGCTGGCAGCGCTTCTGGAAGATTACGGTGCCGATGCTGCACCCGACTATCGCCGTCTGCTCCATCCTTTCCGTGCTGGCCGCGCTGAAGGCCTACCAGGAGGTTGATGTGCTCACCCAGGGCGGCCCGATGAACTCCACGTTCACGGCCCTCTATTACGCCTACGACCAGGGCCTGAAGCACCTGAAGCTGCCGCGCGCCCTGGCCGCGAGTTTTATCGTATCCATCTTCTGCATCGGCATTGCCTTGCTGTGCCTGCGCTACCTGAAGCCCAAGCACCGCTGA